A genome region from Panthera leo isolate Ple1 chromosome A2, P.leo_Ple1_pat1.1, whole genome shotgun sequence includes the following:
- the ZMIZ2 gene encoding zinc finger MIZ domain-containing protein 2 isoform X4, translated as MNPMHPVKPALPPTPHGDGPFAYEPVPWQQSATQPAGSLSVVTTVWGVGNAAQSQVLGNPMGPAGSPPGSSVMPGVAGGGPALNSPQCLGQQAFGEGAASKGFVQQGVYGRGGYPGGPGFTAGYAGGPGGPGGLGLPSHATRPSTDFTQAAAAAAVAAAAATATATATATVAALQEKQSQELSQYGAMGAGQAFNSQFLQHGGPRGPSVPGSMNPTSVGGLLGPSGMNPMGMNPIRAAGMAPLYAGQRLPQHGYPGPPQAQPLPRQGVKRAYSSEVYPGQQYLPGSQYGPSATQYTSGAGPPPAPSSYPGHRLPLQQGVGQSLSASGPAGLHYKPTRSIPGYPSSPLPGSPTPPMTPGSSVPYMSTSQEVKSPFLPDLKPSVSSLHPSPPSSGQGDELRLTFPVRDGVVLEPFRLQHNLAVSNHAFQLRDSVYKTLMLRPDLELQFKCYHHEDRQTNTNWPASVQVSVNATPLTIERGDNKTSHKPLYLKHVCQPGRNTIQITVTACCCSHLFVLQLVHRPSVRSVLQGLLRKRLLPAEHCITKIKRNFSSGTVPGTPGPNGEDGVEQTAIKVSLRCPITFRRIQLPARGHDCRHIQCFDLESYLQLNCERGTWRCPVCNKTALLEGLQVDQYVLGVLVHIQNSDYEEITIDPTCSWKPVPVKPDVHVKEEPDGPVLKRCRTVSPAHMLMPSVMEMIAALGPAAAPFAPLQPPSAPAPAPGDYPGQGSSFLGPGTFPESFPPATPSTPALPEFTPGPPPSSYQSDIPSSLLTPEKSVPCLPGQMPPAGHLDPAHNPGAPGLLAPSLGGPPGPQLHHPNPPPASRQPLGPVSSGPIGELAFSTATGVMGPPMSGAGEAPEPALDLLPELTNPEELLSYLGPPDLPTNNNDDLLSLFENN; from the exons ATGAACCCCATGCACCCCGTAAAAcccgccctgccccccacaccGCACGG TGATGGTCCATTTGCTTATGAACCGGTGCCTTGGCAGCAGAGCGCCACTCAGCCAGCAGGGTCGCTGTCTGTCGTCACGACCGTGTGGGGCGTCGGCAACGCGGCACAGAGTCAG GTTTTGGGGAACCCCATGGGCCCTGCAGGGAGCCCCCCCGGCAGCTCTGTAATGCCTGGCGTGGCAGGTGGTGGCCCTGCCCTGAACTCCCCACAGTGCCTCGGACAGCAGGCGTTTGGCGAGGGCGCTGCCAGCAAGGGCTTCGTGCAGCAAGGAGTGTATGGCCGCGGGGGCTACCCAGGGGGCCCTGGCTTCACGGCTGG GTATGCGGGCGGCCCGGGGGGGCCAGGGGGCCTGGGTCTGCCCTCACATGCCACACGACCCTCCACCGATTTTACTCAGGCTGCAGCAGCAGCTGCAGTGGCTGCTGCTGCGGCCACCGCCACGGCCACCGCCACGGCCACCGTGGCTGCCCTCCAGGAGAAGCAGAGCCAGGAGCTGAGCCAGTACGGAGCG atGGGGGCCGGGCAGGCTTTTAACAGCCAGTTCCTGCAGCACGGAGGTCCCCGGGGGCCCAGCGTCCCTGGCAGCATGAACCCCACCAGCGTGGGAGGGCTGCTGGGCCCCTCTGGCATGAACCCCATGGGCATGAACCCCATCCGGGCAGCAGGCATGGCACCCCTCTATGCAGGGCAGCGCCTGCCCCAGCACGGGTACCCTGGGCCTCCCCAGGCCCAGCCACTGCCCCGACAGGGGGTCAAGAGAGCCTACTCCAGCGAG GTTTATCCAGGACAGCAGTACCTGCCAGGAAGCCAGTACGGACCCAGTGCCACCCAGTACACATCCGGTGCCGGGccgccccctgccccatcctCCTACCCTGGGCACCGGCTGCCCCTGCAGCAGGGTGTGGGCCAGTCCCTGTCCGCCTCTGGCCCAGCAGGACTGCACTACAAG CCCACCCGTTCCATCCCTGGCTACCCCAGCTCCCCACTGCCTGGGAGCCCTACGCCACCCATGACCCCCGGCAGCAGCGTCCCCTACATGTCCACCAGCCAGGAGGTCAAATCGCCCTTCCTGCCGGACCTCAAGCCCAGCGTGAGCTCCTTGCACCCATCACCCCCCA GCAGCGGCCAGGGTGACGAGCTGCGGCTGACCTTCCCGGTGCGGGACGGGGTAGTGCTGGAGCCCTTCCGCCTGCAGCACAACCTGGCTGTGAGCAACCACGCGTTCCAGCTCCGGGACTCTGTCTACAAGACCTTGATGCTGAG GCCAGACTTGGAGCTGCAGTTCAAGTGCTATCACCATGAGGACCGGCAGACCAACACCAACTGGCCAGCGTCGGTGCAGGTCAGCGTCAACGCCACCCCGCTCACCATCGAGCGCGGCGACAACAAGACTTCCCACAAGCCGCTGTACCTGAAGCACGTGTGCCAGCCGGGCCGCAACACCATCCAGATCACGGTCACAGCCTGCTGCTGC TCCCACCTGTTCGTGCTGCAGCTGGTGCACCGGCCGTCCGTCCGCTCGGTGCTGCAGGGCCTCCTCAGGAAGCGCCTCCTGCCCGCGGAGCACTGTATCACCAAGA TAAAACGCAACTTCAGCAGCGGCACCGTCCCTGGCACCCCTGGGCCCAACGGTGAGGACGGGGTGGAGCAGACAGCCATCAAGGTGTccctcaggtgccccatcacatTCCGCAGGATCCAGCTCCCCGCCCGAGGCCATGACTGTCGCCACATACAG TGTTTCGACCTGGAGTCCTACCTGCAGCTCAACTGTGAGCGGGGGACCTGGCGGTGCCCTGTGTGCAA CAAGACGGCGCTGCTGGAGGGCCTGCAGGTGGACCAGTATGTGCTGGGTGTCCTCGTTCACATTCAGAA TTCTGACTACGAGGAGATCACCATCGACCCCACGTGCAGCTGGAAGCCGGTGCCCGTAAAGCCCGACGTTCACGTCAAGGAAGAGCCGGACGGGCCAGTGCTGAAGCGCTGTCGCACCGTGAGCCCCGCACACATGCTCATGCCCAGCGTGATGGAGATGATAGCAGCCCtgggccccgccgccgcccccttcgcccccctgcagcccccctcggccccggccccagcccctggtgacTACCCCGGCCAGG GTTCCAGCTTCCTGGGACCCGGGACCTTCCCTGAGTCCTTCCCGCCTGCCACGCCCAGCACCCCGGCCCTTCCTGAGTTCACCCCAGGGCCACCCCCCAGCTCCTACCAGTCTGACATTCCTAGCAGCCTCCTGACACCTGAGAAGTCTGttccctgcctcccaggccaG atGCCGCCAGCGGGTCACCTGGACCCTGCCCACAACCCAGGGGCTCCAGGGCTGCTCGCCCCCAGCCTTGGAgggcccccagggccccagctGCACCATCCAAACCCTCCCCCAGCATCCCGGCAGCCCCTGGGCCCAGTGAGCTCAGGCCCCATCGGCGAGCTGGCCTTCAGCACTGCCACAGGCGTGATGGGGCCCCCCATGTCTGGGGCGGGGGAGGCCCCGGAACCAGCCCTGGAC CTGCTCCCAGAACTGACCAACCCCGAGGAACTGCTGTCCTACCTTGGCCCACCTGACCTCCCCACAAACAACAATGAcgaccttctctctctcttcgaGAACAACTGA